The window GAGCAACGTGTTCAAGCGGGCCATCAGCGAGGGCTTGCTCGAGATGGGGCGCAACCCCGTTGCAGCTCTTCTGGAGAAGCCGAGCATCCCGAAGAGTCGGACGAACTGGCTGGAGGTCGGAGAGCTGGCGCTCCTCCTCGAAGCAGCGCGAATCATCGTCGACGACCCGCGGGATCCGGGTCGCCGGCCTCCGCTTCCCTGCGTCTACGAGTTCCTCGCCACGTTCATCCTGACAGGCGCACGCGAGGACGAGGTCCGCAACATCGACGTGCGGGACGTCCACTTCGACTCGGACAGCATCGAGATCCGCGGCACGAAGACCGACGACTCGGACCGAACGGTTCCGATGCATCCGCAGCTGCGCGAGATCCTGCTTCCGTATATGTCGAAGCTTGGACGCGCTTCGGGACCCCTATTCCTGACGGAGTCCGGAACGCTGGTCGGGGACTGGAGGAAGACGCTCGACCTGGTCGCCGAGCGGGCGGGCTTCGGCCGCGGCAGGATCAGGACGCGAATCTTCCGCAACTCGTACATCACGCACCGCCTCGCCTGCATCGACCACGGGGCACCGATGGAGCCCTACCAGGTCGCGCGCGAGGTCGGGCATTCGGACCTGAAGATGATCATGCGGGTCTACGCCCGGGTCCAGCGGTTGAGGGTGCGCCTGGAAGAGATGGCGTTCCGCGTGGACTCGATCGGGCCTGCGCTGCAGGAGCGGCTGGCTGCGCTCTACCTGCCCCCCGTGAGGCGGGAGGTGATCGAGCGAGAGAGGCGCGGCGAACTTCTCACCGAGTTTTTTCGTGTTGGAGAGGGGATGAGCACTGCGGCAGTTTCGGTCGTGAGCGGGATATCGGAACCCACGCTGAACCGACTCCGCTCAGGCGAGGTCGCTTACCTTCACCCACGGACAGAGGCACGGATCAAAGCCTTCATCGTCCATCGAGCATCGGTGACGGATGCCGCTCAACTGGACCCCGTCTCTCAGAGCGAGGCTACGGTACAAGCGGAACTCACGGAGCTGCTGAAGACGTTCATCCGGCTTACGGCCGGGATGGACGCTGCGGTAGTGCGCGAGGTGACGGGGATCTCTGCACCTACGCTATACCGGATACGACGGGGAAGTCAGGCCGCGGTCTACAAGGCGACGGAAGCCCGGATGCGCGCTTACCTGGCGAATGCAAAAACAGAAGTTTAGCCTCGGATTTGAGGCAGGCTTTGGCACCATTTCTGGCACCACGTTGAAATTGATCGACGAAAAAGCGAAGACCCCGCAACGTAAACCGTTGCGGGGCCTTCGTTTATAAGTGGTCG is drawn from Longimicrobiaceae bacterium and contains these coding sequences:
- a CDS encoding tyrosine-type recombinase/integrase, with translation MPTRDRTSTAKLSGRMTPPNNRSRSASGRKSRIIWRARGSTRRAYADLRDFGKGRVALIPEGESLATTDPEIAEELLRRILNKITRERRDRVLLGLDPDADLAEFAVQHLRAKADSGEYSQHWLEAEENHLARAVEFFTRHHHATEADPDPEPIARNLAAISVRDVRAFAEWLKTVPNGRGGVLGAQSRRHHIHSLSNVFKRAISEGLLEMGRNPVAALLEKPSIPKSRTNWLEVGELALLLEAARIIVDDPRDPGRRPPLPCVYEFLATFILTGAREDEVRNIDVRDVHFDSDSIEIRGTKTDDSDRTVPMHPQLREILLPYMSKLGRASGPLFLTESGTLVGDWRKTLDLVAERAGFGRGRIRTRIFRNSYITHRLACIDHGAPMEPYQVAREVGHSDLKMIMRVYARVQRLRVRLEEMAFRVDSIGPALQERLAALYLPPVRREVIERERRGELLTEFFRVGEGMSTAAVSVVSGISEPTLNRLRSGEVAYLHPRTEARIKAFIVHRASVTDAAQLDPVSQSEATVQAELTELLKTFIRLTAGMDAAVVREVTGISAPTLYRIRRGSQAAVYKATEARMRAYLANAKTEV